The proteins below come from a single Streptomyces sp. SCSIO 75703 genomic window:
- a CDS encoding L-lactate permease, whose protein sequence is MYVQELEPVADSLALSALVAALPLLTVLVLLGGVRMKAHLAGLTGLLAAVLVAWLAYGMPLGQTVSSAAQGALFGLFPILWIVVNALWVYRMTVRTRHFDVLRRSFGRLSDDPRIQALVIAFCFGALLEALAGFGAPVAICSVMLVALGFDPVRAAVVSLVANTAPVAFGAMGTPVVTLAQVTGLPLDDVASVVGRQTPLLALVVPLVLVGLVDGRRGLRETWAPALACGAAFAVAQFAASNFLSAQLADIVAALAGAGALVAVPAARRPAAEPVRAAVLTGARSEELDEEDPRRETVRAYAPYALIVLVFSVAQIPAVKHLLDRATRSWDWPFLDVVGADGTPAGGNVFTWPVLSTGGTLVLIAGLGTAAVLGVRAGTAAREWLATVRELRFALLTVTSVLALAYVMNLSGQAATIGHFVAAAGAGLAFLSPVLGWFGVAVSGSDTSANALFGALQVTAARESGLSPVLLASANSSGGVLGKMISPQNLTIACAAVGLAGREGDLLRKVLPWSALLLLVMCLIVVAQSSPVLGWMLP, encoded by the coding sequence GTGTACGTCCAGGAACTGGAACCCGTCGCCGATTCGCTGGCACTGTCCGCCCTCGTGGCGGCCCTGCCCCTGCTCACCGTCCTCGTCCTGCTCGGCGGCGTCCGCATGAAGGCGCACCTCGCCGGGCTCACCGGCCTGCTGGCCGCCGTGCTCGTCGCCTGGCTCGCCTACGGCATGCCGCTCGGCCAGACGGTCTCCAGCGCCGCCCAGGGCGCCCTGTTCGGCCTGTTCCCCATCCTGTGGATCGTCGTCAACGCCCTGTGGGTGTACCGGATGACCGTTCGCACCCGGCACTTCGACGTCCTGCGCCGCTCCTTCGGACGGCTCTCCGACGACCCGCGCATCCAGGCCCTCGTCATCGCCTTCTGCTTCGGCGCCCTGCTGGAGGCCCTCGCCGGCTTCGGCGCCCCCGTCGCCATCTGCTCGGTGATGCTCGTCGCGCTCGGCTTCGACCCGGTACGCGCCGCGGTGGTCTCGCTGGTCGCCAACACCGCGCCGGTCGCCTTCGGCGCCATGGGCACCCCGGTCGTCACCCTCGCCCAGGTCACCGGGCTGCCACTGGACGACGTCGCCTCCGTGGTGGGCCGTCAGACCCCGCTGCTCGCCCTCGTCGTGCCTCTCGTCCTGGTCGGGCTCGTCGACGGCCGCCGGGGACTGCGCGAGACATGGGCGCCCGCGCTGGCCTGCGGAGCCGCCTTCGCCGTCGCCCAGTTCGCCGCCTCCAACTTCCTCTCCGCCCAACTCGCCGACATCGTCGCCGCGCTGGCCGGCGCCGGCGCCCTGGTCGCCGTCCCGGCCGCCCGCCGCCCCGCCGCCGAACCCGTCCGCGCCGCCGTGCTGACCGGCGCGCGCAGCGAGGAACTCGACGAGGAGGACCCGCGCCGCGAGACCGTCCGCGCCTACGCCCCCTACGCGCTGATCGTCCTCGTCTTCTCCGTCGCCCAGATCCCCGCCGTCAAGCACCTGCTGGACCGGGCCACCCGGAGCTGGGACTGGCCGTTCCTCGACGTCGTCGGAGCCGACGGCACCCCGGCCGGCGGCAACGTCTTCACCTGGCCGGTCCTGTCCACCGGCGGCACCCTCGTGCTGATCGCCGGGCTCGGCACCGCCGCGGTGCTCGGCGTCCGCGCCGGGACGGCGGCCCGCGAATGGCTCGCCACCGTCCGCGAACTGCGCTTCGCCCTGCTCACCGTGACCTCCGTCCTCGCCCTCGCCTACGTGATGAACCTCTCCGGACAGGCCGCCACCATCGGCCACTTCGTCGCCGCGGCCGGCGCCGGACTGGCCTTCCTCTCCCCGGTGCTCGGCTGGTTCGGCGTCGCCGTCTCCGGCTCCGACACCTCCGCCAACGCCCTCTTCGGCGCCCTCCAGGTCACCGCCGCCCGGGAGTCCGGCCTCTCACCCGTCCTGCTCGCCTCCGCCAACAGCTCGGGCGGCGTCCTCGGCAAGATGATCTCCCCGCAGAACCTCACCATCGCCTGCGCCGCCGTCGGGCTCGCGGGCCGCGAGGGCGACCTGCTGCGCAAGGTGCTCCCCTGGAGCGCGCTCCTGCTGCTGGTGATGTGCCTCATCGTCGTCGCGCAGTCCTCGCCGGTCCTGGGCTGGATGCTGCCCTGA